From a single Mycolicibacterium mengxianglii genomic region:
- the rimI gene encoding ribosomal protein S18-alanine N-acetyltransferase: protein MTTAGVVLDPLTPADAQRCAELEAMLFPGDDPWPAAAFLHELDAGHNYYLAARADGRLVGYAGVARLGSEAPFEYEVHTIGVDPAYQGHGIGRRLLDALLARADADAAEVFLEVRTDNVAAISLYESAGFVTIGLRKRYYQVSGADAYTMRRPRTREDT from the coding sequence ATGACCACCGCCGGTGTGGTGCTCGACCCGCTGACCCCCGCCGACGCCCAGCGGTGCGCGGAACTGGAGGCGATGCTGTTCCCCGGCGACGACCCGTGGCCGGCCGCGGCGTTCCTGCACGAACTCGACGCGGGCCACAATTACTACCTGGCGGCGCGGGCCGACGGCAGGCTCGTCGGTTACGCCGGGGTCGCCCGGTTGGGCAGCGAGGCGCCCTTCGAATACGAGGTCCACACCATCGGGGTGGACCCGGCCTATCAGGGGCACGGCATCGGCCGGCGGTTGCTCGACGCGCTGCTGGCCCGCGCGGACGCCGACGCCGCCGAGGTGTTCCTCGAGGTTCGCACCGACAACGTCGCCGCGATCAGCCTGTACGAGAGCGCCGGTTTCGTCACGATCGGGCTGCGCAAACGGTACTACCAGGTCAGTGGGGCAGACGCGTACACAATGCGGCGACCCCGGACGCGGGAGGACACATGA
- the tsaB gene encoding tRNA (adenosine(37)-N6)-threonylcarbamoyltransferase complex dimerization subunit type 1 TsaB has product MEHTVSRTVLVIDTATPAVTAAVVEVGDTITTLAVSVTVDPRAHAETLTPNVLVAVAESGLTMADLDAVVVGVGPGPFTGLRVGMASAAAYGHALGIPVHGVCSLDGIGGRTAGGTLVVTDARRREVYWARYRDGVRIDSPGVNAATEVPVDGVTAVAGSAEQAALFDLPFLGPNYPEPAGLVAAVTDWDSDPAPLVPLYLRRPDAKSLAERQAAAVRR; this is encoded by the coding sequence ATGGAGCACACCGTGAGTCGCACTGTCCTCGTCATCGACACCGCCACCCCCGCGGTCACCGCTGCAGTGGTGGAGGTGGGGGACACCATCACCACGCTGGCGGTCAGCGTTACCGTCGACCCCCGGGCCCACGCCGAGACGCTGACGCCCAATGTGCTTGTCGCCGTTGCCGAAAGCGGTCTGACAATGGCGGACCTGGATGCGGTGGTCGTCGGCGTCGGCCCCGGCCCGTTCACCGGTCTGCGGGTGGGAATGGCCAGTGCCGCCGCCTACGGTCACGCCCTCGGGATCCCCGTGCACGGGGTGTGCAGTCTCGACGGGATCGGCGGCCGGACCGCCGGCGGAACGCTCGTCGTCACCGACGCCCGCCGCCGTGAGGTGTACTGGGCCCGGTACCGCGACGGGGTGCGCATCGACAGTCCCGGGGTCAACGCCGCCACCGAGGTGCCCGTCGACGGAGTGACAGCAGTCGCCGGTTCGGCCGAGCAGGCCGCGCTGTTCGACCTGCCCTTCCTGGGGCCCAACTATCCGGAACCGGCCGGACTTGTTGCCGCCGTGACCGATTGGGACAGCGACCCGGCTCCGCTGGTGCCGCTGTACCTGCGCAGGCCCGACGCCAAGTCCCTGGCCGAGCGGCAGGCCGCTGCGGTGCGGCGATGA
- the tsaE gene encoding tRNA (adenosine(37)-N6)-threonylcarbamoyltransferase complex ATPase subunit type 1 TsaE: MAESGRLGAGTAELASPEDTLELGRRLGAELRAGDVVVLSGPLGAGKTLLTKGIAEAMDVEGPITSPTFVLARLHRPRREQAPALVHVDVYRLLDHAAADLLAELDSLDLDTDLDDAVVVVEWGEGLAERLSDRHLDVRLERLTDSETRAAVWQWSTP, translated from the coding sequence ATGGCTGAGTCCGGCCGGCTCGGTGCCGGCACCGCAGAATTGGCCTCACCCGAGGACACCCTGGAGCTCGGCAGGCGTCTGGGGGCAGAACTGCGCGCGGGCGACGTGGTGGTGCTCTCCGGGCCGCTGGGCGCCGGAAAAACGTTGTTGACCAAGGGAATTGCTGAAGCGATGGATGTCGAGGGTCCGATCACCTCGCCGACGTTCGTGCTGGCGCGGCTGCACCGGCCGCGACGGGAACAGGCGCCGGCGTTGGTGCATGTCGATGTCTACCGGTTGCTCGATCACGCCGCGGCTGACCTGCTCGCCGAACTGGACTCTCTGGACCTCGACACCGACCTCGACGATGCCGTGGTGGTGGTCGAGTGGGGTGAAGGACTGGCCGAACGGCTCTCCGACCGTCACCTCGACGTCCGCCTGGAACGCCTCACCGATTCAGAGACCCGCGCAGCGGTCTGGCAATGGAGCACACCGTGA
- a CDS encoding alpha/beta fold hydrolase — protein sequence MTDPAGATRRAARRHRGWLAGATGLGAVGAVAGATVARSMTRREVIEDPHTAEDFALLEADRGCVVTTTDGVNLVVREVGPVDAPVTVVFAHGFCMNMGAFHFQRRELSLTWGDQVRMVFYDQRGHGRSDTAPPSTYTVEQLGKDLESVLAVMAPKGPVVLIGHSMGGMTVLSHARQFPDRYGTHIVGAALISTAAEGLSRSPLGEILQNPAMEAARFAARHAPRLVHRGRGAVRWVLAPVLQAASFGDQHVSPTVAKYAEEMIHDTPVATMVGFLHALGVHDESEALPVLAELPTLIACGSKDVLTTQEHAEEMAAALPRAELLIVGGAGHLVQLEQPNPIDEALVRLVDRATPNKLVALTRRPPERTRSHG from the coding sequence GTGACTGACCCCGCGGGCGCCACACGTCGCGCCGCCCGACGCCACCGGGGATGGCTGGCCGGGGCCACCGGACTCGGTGCCGTGGGCGCGGTTGCCGGTGCCACGGTGGCCCGCTCGATGACACGGCGGGAGGTCATCGAAGACCCCCACACCGCAGAGGACTTCGCACTGCTGGAAGCGGACCGGGGCTGCGTCGTCACCACCACAGACGGCGTCAACCTGGTGGTGCGCGAGGTGGGGCCGGTAGACGCCCCGGTGACTGTGGTCTTCGCCCACGGTTTCTGTATGAACATGGGCGCCTTTCACTTTCAGCGCCGTGAACTCAGCCTCACCTGGGGAGATCAGGTCCGGATGGTCTTCTATGACCAGCGCGGCCACGGCCGGTCCGATACCGCGCCGCCGTCGACCTACACCGTGGAGCAGCTGGGCAAGGACCTCGAATCGGTCTTGGCCGTCATGGCGCCGAAGGGGCCGGTGGTGCTGATCGGACACTCGATGGGTGGGATGACGGTGTTGTCCCACGCCCGCCAGTTCCCGGACCGCTACGGTACCCACATCGTCGGAGCCGCGCTCATTAGTACTGCAGCGGAGGGACTTTCGCGGTCCCCGCTCGGTGAGATCCTGCAGAATCCGGCGATGGAGGCAGCCCGCTTCGCGGCGCGCCACGCCCCGAGATTGGTACACCGCGGGCGGGGTGCGGTGCGTTGGGTGCTGGCCCCGGTGTTGCAGGCGGCATCCTTCGGCGACCAACACGTGAGCCCCACCGTGGCCAAGTATGCCGAGGAGATGATCCACGACACTCCGGTGGCCACCATGGTCGGATTTCTGCACGCGCTCGGTGTGCACGACGAAAGTGAGGCGCTTCCGGTGCTGGCCGAGCTGCCGACTCTGATCGCCTGCGGCTCCAAGGATGTGCTGACCACCCAGGAGCATGCCGAGGAGATGGCCGCTGCTCTGCCCAGGGCGGAACTGTTGATCGTCGGCGGGGCCGGGCATCTGGTGCAGCTCGAGCAGCCGAACCCCATTGACGAGGCGCTGGTCCGCCTGGTCGACCGGGCCACCCCGAACAAGCTGGTGGCACTGACGCGGCGGCCGCCGGAAAGGACGCGTTCTCATGGCTGA
- the alr gene encoding alanine racemase: MNTTPSRSQSLATPHAEVDLDAVAYNVRLLTEHAGSAAVMAVVKADGYGHGATPVARAALAAGAAELGVATVAEALALRRDGITAPVLAWLHPPGTDFAPALAADVQIGISSLAQLDELLGAVRRTGVTATITVKVDTGLNRNGVSAPQYPALLEALRRAVAEDAVRFRGIMSHLACGDDPDNPTNDLQGQRLTQMRAQAHQAGLDVEVAHLSNSPAVLARHDLAFDMVRPGVAVYGLSPIPSRGDFGLIPVMTVKAPVTLVKSLHAGDGVSYGHTWVAEQDTTVALVPLGYADGVFRSLGGRIEVMINGRRRRSVGRICMDQFVVDLGPGKVDVAPGDEAILFGPGSSGEQTAQDWAELAGTINYEIATSPRGRIVRRYRGGVDGD, from the coding sequence TCGCAGTCGTTGGCCACCCCGCACGCCGAGGTGGACCTCGACGCGGTCGCCTACAACGTGCGCCTGTTGACCGAGCATGCCGGCTCGGCGGCAGTGATGGCGGTGGTGAAGGCCGACGGCTACGGGCACGGCGCGACACCGGTTGCGCGCGCCGCGCTGGCCGCCGGTGCCGCCGAGTTGGGGGTCGCCACGGTGGCCGAGGCGCTGGCGTTGCGCCGCGACGGGATCACCGCCCCGGTGCTGGCCTGGCTGCATCCCCCCGGCACCGACTTCGCGCCCGCCCTGGCCGCCGACGTGCAGATCGGGATTTCGTCGCTGGCCCAGCTCGACGAACTGCTCGGAGCGGTCCGCCGCACCGGGGTCACCGCGACGATCACCGTCAAGGTCGACACCGGGCTCAACCGCAACGGCGTCAGCGCGCCGCAGTACCCGGCACTGCTGGAGGCGCTGCGACGCGCGGTCGCCGAGGACGCGGTGCGGTTCCGTGGCATCATGTCGCACCTGGCCTGCGGCGACGACCCGGACAATCCGACCAATGACCTGCAGGGGCAACGGCTCACCCAGATGCGTGCGCAGGCCCACCAGGCCGGCCTCGACGTCGAGGTGGCGCATCTGTCCAACTCGCCGGCCGTGCTGGCCCGTCATGATCTTGCCTTCGACATGGTGCGTCCCGGCGTGGCGGTGTACGGGTTGAGCCCGATTCCCAGCCGCGGCGACTTCGGCCTCATCCCGGTGATGACGGTGAAAGCCCCTGTCACACTGGTGAAGTCGCTGCATGCCGGTGACGGTGTGTCCTACGGCCACACGTGGGTGGCTGAGCAGGACACCACGGTCGCCCTGGTGCCGCTGGGCTACGCCGACGGGGTGTTCCGCTCCCTGGGCGGACGGATCGAGGTGATGATCAACGGTCGTCGTCGCCGCAGCGTCGGCCGGATCTGCATGGACCAGTTCGTCGTCGACCTGGGGCCGGGGAAGGTAGACGTGGCCCCGGGTGACGAGGCGATCCTGTTCGGCCCGGGCAGTTCGGGGGAGCAGACCGCCCAGGATTGGGCTGAGCTTGCGGGCACCATCAACTACGAGATCGCGACGAGTCCACGCGGGCGCATCGTCCGCCGCTACCGCGGGGGAGTCGACGGTGACTGA